One window of Alphaproteobacteria bacterium genomic DNA carries:
- a CDS encoding macro domain-containing protein, whose amino-acid sequence MSGHLSLLAADITILAVDAIVNAANESLLPGGGMDGAICRVAGPRLTGATSCQRHGSFIRWRDGKQGEPEALANCYRNSLVLAAENAIRSIAFPAISTGIHEFSAEQAAAIVVDELRVGLERHSTIEQVLMVSFGERDHTILSQALAVAERNGP is encoded by the coding sequence CGATCCTTGCGGTCGACGCCATTGTCAATGCGGCAAACGAATCACTGTTGCCAGGTGGCGGTATGGACGGCGCCATCTGCCGTGTCGCAGGGCCGCGCCTGACCGGGGCTACCAGTTGCCAGCGGCACGGGTCATTCATACGCTGGCGCGACGGCAAGCAGGGCGAGCCGGAGGCGTTGGCTAACTGCTACCGCAACAGCCTCGTCCTGGCGGCTGAGAACGCCATCCGCAGCATCGCTTTTCCCGCTATATCAACAGGTATTCACGAATTTTCTGCCGAACAGGCAGCGGCGATCGTGGTCGACGAACTGCGCGTTGGCCTCGAACGACATTCGACGATCGAGCAGGTGTTGATGGTCTCGTTCGGCGAGCGTGATCACACTATTCTGAGCCAAGCCTTGGCGGTGGCGGAAAGGAACGGCCCATGA
- the rplM gene encoding 50S ribosomal protein L13 — protein sequence MKTYSVKLSDVEQGWFVIDAEGVVLGRLATEIARRLRGKHKPTFTPNMDCGDNIVVVNAEKVRLTGAKRDKKVHQWHTGYPGGIKSRTYGVILEGAHPERVIELAVKRMIPRGPLGRTQMGKLHIYAGDEHPHEAQKPESLDFAAQNPKNARSG from the coding sequence ATGAAGACCTATTCAGTCAAGCTGAGCGACGTGGAGCAGGGCTGGTTTGTGATCGACGCCGAGGGCGTGGTGCTTGGTCGCCTCGCCACTGAGATCGCCCGCCGCCTGCGTGGCAAGCACAAGCCGACCTTCACTCCGAACATGGACTGCGGCGACAATATAGTCGTGGTTAATGCCGAGAAAGTGCGCCTGACCGGTGCCAAGCGGGACAAGAAGGTTCACCAGTGGCATACCGGCTATCCCGGCGGTATCAAGTCACGCACTTATGGTGTCATTCTCGAAGGCGCGCATCCGGAGCGGGTGATCGAGCTAGCGGTGAAGCGCATGATTCCGCGCGGGCCTTTGGGCCGAACCCAGATGGGCAAGCTGCACATCTATGCTGGCGACGAGCATCCGCACGAGGCGCAAAAGCCAGAGAGTCTGGATTTTGCTGCCCAGAACCCGAAGAATGCGAGGAGCGGGTAA
- a CDS encoding enoyl-CoA hydratase, translating into MSTATAEQAAENLVLREDGADGVTIITLNRPQARNALSVGLMTSLQAALDAIAKDNSVKVVVIAGAGPGFCAGHDLKEIRSDPSRQTYEALFTQCSRLMITITRLPKPVIAKVHGIATAAGCQLVSTCDLAIASSAAQFATPGVKIGLFCSTPMVALSRVTGRKAAMEMLLTGDMVDAETARQNGLINRVVTPDDLDETVAGLAGQIANKSPVSLAIGKEAFYRQLEMPLDDAYAYTAQVMTENMLKRDAEEGIDAFLEKRKPVWRGE; encoded by the coding sequence ATGTCAACCGCGACCGCGGAGCAAGCCGCAGAAAATTTGGTCTTGCGCGAAGATGGAGCCGACGGCGTCACCATCATCACGCTTAATCGCCCGCAAGCGCGCAATGCGCTCTCGGTCGGCCTGATGACCAGCCTGCAGGCGGCGCTCGATGCCATTGCCAAAGACAACTCGGTCAAGGTCGTGGTGATTGCCGGAGCCGGCCCAGGTTTCTGCGCTGGTCACGACCTCAAGGAGATCCGCTCTGATCCGTCGCGCCAGACCTACGAGGCGCTGTTCACCCAATGCAGCCGCCTGATGATCACCATCACGCGCCTGCCCAAACCGGTCATCGCCAAGGTGCACGGCATCGCCACGGCGGCCGGCTGCCAGCTGGTCTCGACCTGCGACCTTGCAATAGCGTCGAGCGCTGCGCAATTTGCCACGCCGGGCGTCAAGATCGGCTTGTTCTGCTCGACACCGATGGTTGCGCTGAGCCGCGTCACCGGCCGCAAGGCGGCGATGGAAATGCTACTGACCGGCGACATGGTTGACGCCGAAACCGCGCGCCAAAACGGCCTGATCAATCGCGTCGTGACACCGGATGACCTGGATGAAACAGTTGCAGGCCTGGCCGGCCAAATTGCCAACAAATCGCCCGTCAGCCTTGCCATCGGCAAGGAGGCGTTCTATCGGCAGCTCGAGATGCCGCTCGACGACGCCTATGCCTATACCGCCCAGGTGATGACCGAGAATATGCTCAAGCGCGACGCCGAGGAAGGCATCGACGCCTTTCTGGAGAAACGCAAGCCGGTCTGGCGCGGCGAATGA
- the cutA gene encoding divalent-cation tolerance protein CutA: MTDAMLVYVTAKSRDEAFALGRACVEARLAACANVIDGIHSVYRWQGAVEEADEAVLLLKTQGSCLEGLTRLIQVQHAYDCPCVVAVPVLGGNPDYLAWIAESCD, encoded by the coding sequence ATGACGGATGCCATGCTGGTCTATGTCACGGCGAAGTCCCGTGACGAAGCCTTCGCCCTGGGTCGAGCGTGCGTCGAAGCGCGTCTGGCGGCATGCGCCAATGTCATTGACGGCATACATTCGGTCTATCGTTGGCAGGGTGCAGTGGAGGAGGCGGACGAAGCGGTACTGTTGTTAAAAACGCAAGGGTCTTGCCTGGAAGGCCTGACAAGGCTGATTCAGGTGCAGCACGCATACGACTGCCCCTGCGTAGTGGCGGTTCCGGTGCTTGGCGGCAACCCGGATTATCTGGCCTGGATTGCAGAGTCCTGCGATTAG
- a CDS encoding CoA-binding protein has translation MVLPLARETSDNNLIYLPQHDFYTDEKLRRILTSIRTFAMVGASTHWKRPSFYAMKYLTKKGYRVIPVNPARAGEEILGEKVHASILDVPDKLDMVDIFRTSEEALEITKEVIANKDEKGIKVLWMQLTVRNDKAAELAEAAGLEVVMNRCPKIEYARLSGELSWSGINSAIISAKTLRPPR, from the coding sequence ATAGTATTGCCCCTCGCGCGCGAGACCAGCGACAACAACCTCATCTATTTACCGCAGCATGATTTCTATACGGATGAAAAGCTGCGCCGCATCCTAACCAGCATCCGCACCTTTGCCATGGTTGGTGCCAGCACCCACTGGAAGCGGCCGAGCTTTTACGCGATGAAGTACCTGACCAAGAAGGGCTATCGCGTGATTCCAGTAAACCCGGCCCGGGCCGGCGAGGAAATCCTCGGTGAAAAGGTCCATGCCAGCATTTTAGATGTGCCCGACAAGCTCGATATGGTCGATATCTTCCGCACCTCAGAGGAAGCTCTGGAAATCACTAAGGAAGTGATCGCCAACAAGGATGAGAAGGGCATAAAGGTACTGTGGATGCAGCTGACGGTGCGCAACGACAAGGCAGCCGAACTGGCCGAGGCTGCGGGCCTCGAGGTGGTCATGAACCGCTGCCCGAAAATCGAGTATGCCCGCTTGTCTGGTGAGTTGAGCTGGAGCGGCATCAATTCCGCTATCATATCCGCTAAGACCCTCAGACCCCCAAGGTAG
- a CDS encoding O-acetylhomoserine aminocarboxypropyltransferase, which produces METLAVHAGARPDPTTGARSTPIYQTTSYVFDDADHAASLFNLQTFGYVYSRMTNPTVSVLEERVAALEGGRGAVAAASGHAAQFLVAATLMQQGDEFISSRNLYGGSVTQFGVSFPKLGWKCHFVDPTDPENFQKAMTDKVKFIFLEGLANPGGIIVDLEAVAAIAHENGIPLVIDNTLASPYLCRPFAWGADLVVHSTTKFIGGHGNTMGGIVVESGKFDWRQNDKFPALSVPDPAYHGLVFAETFGDFGFTMKVRAVALRDYGPTLNPTAAWNLLQGVETLPLRMERHCSNSLTVAKWLEEHPKVSWVSYSGLESSPYYELGKKYMPKGAGAVFTFGLKGGFDAGLTVVDEVNMFSHLANIGDTRSLILHPASTTHRQLTEEQQIGAGAGPDVVRLSIGIESVEDIIADLDQALAKV; this is translated from the coding sequence ATGGAGACCTTGGCGGTCCACGCCGGTGCGCGGCCGGATCCGACCACCGGCGCGCGCTCGACACCGATATACCAGACGACATCGTACGTCTTCGATGACGCCGACCATGCCGCCTCGCTGTTCAACCTACAGACCTTCGGCTACGTCTATTCGCGCATGACCAATCCGACCGTTTCAGTGTTGGAGGAGCGCGTGGCAGCGCTCGAAGGCGGACGCGGCGCAGTGGCAGCAGCGAGCGGACATGCGGCCCAGTTCCTAGTCGCCGCAACGCTCATGCAACAGGGCGATGAGTTCATCTCTTCGCGTAACCTCTACGGCGGCTCGGTCACCCAGTTTGGTGTCAGCTTTCCGAAGCTCGGTTGGAAGTGTCACTTCGTCGACCCGACCGACCCGGAAAATTTTCAGAAGGCGATGACCGACAAGGTCAAGTTCATCTTTCTCGAAGGCCTGGCCAACCCCGGCGGCATCATTGTCGATCTTGAGGCCGTAGCAGCCATCGCGCACGAGAACGGCATTCCGCTGGTGATCGACAACACTCTGGCCTCGCCCTATCTCTGCCGGCCCTTCGCATGGGGGGCCGATCTGGTGGTGCACTCGACGACCAAGTTCATAGGCGGCCATGGCAACACCATGGGCGGCATTGTCGTCGAATCTGGAAAGTTTGATTGGCGCCAAAACGACAAGTTCCCTGCCCTCTCAGTGCCGGACCCCGCCTATCACGGCCTGGTCTTCGCCGAGACTTTCGGCGATTTCGGGTTCACCATGAAAGTGCGCGCGGTGGCCCTGCGCGATTACGGCCCAACCCTCAATCCGACGGCGGCGTGGAACCTGCTCCAGGGCGTTGAGACACTGCCACTGCGCATGGAGCGTCATTGCTCGAACAGCCTAACGGTGGCCAAGTGGCTCGAGGAGCACCCCAAGGTGAGTTGGGTGTCCTACTCGGGCCTGGAATCGAGTCCCTATTACGAGCTCGGCAAAAAATACATGCCCAAGGGAGCCGGGGCGGTGTTCACCTTCGGCCTCAAAGGCGGTTTCGACGCCGGCCTGACCGTTGTCGACGAGGTGAACATGTTCTCTCACCTCGCCAATATTGGCGACACGCGCAGCCTGATTTTGCATCCTGCCTCAACGACGCACCGCCAGCTTACCGAGGAGCAGCAGATCGGTGCCGGAGCTGGGCCCGATGTGGTGCGCTTGTCGATCGGTATCGAAAGCGTCGAGGACATTATCGCCGATCTCGATCAAGCCCTGGCAAAGGTGTGA
- a CDS encoding CoA-binding protein has product MSGSDDDTRLTRILSRTRAIAVVGASTDWERPSCRIMQYLQAMGYRIYPVNPNAVDGEILGRPVHGSLANIEKPIDLVNVFRRSDAVANIVDQTIAVGAKVIWLQQGVRNDKAAAKATDAGIEIIVDRCIKTEHFRLLGGPDQRKVDSRSAAA; this is encoded by the coding sequence ATGAGCGGCAGCGACGACGACACCCGTCTGACCCGTATTCTTAGCCGGACGCGGGCCATCGCGGTGGTCGGTGCCAGCACCGACTGGGAACGGCCGAGTTGCCGCATCATGCAATACCTCCAAGCGATGGGATATCGTATCTACCCAGTGAACCCGAATGCGGTGGATGGGGAAATACTGGGTCGTCCAGTTCACGGTAGCCTTGCCAATATCGAAAAACCGATCGATCTGGTCAATGTCTTTCGCCGTTCCGATGCGGTCGCCAACATCGTCGATCAGACGATCGCCGTCGGCGCCAAAGTAATCTGGCTGCAGCAGGGCGTGCGCAACGATAAAGCCGCCGCCAAGGCTACGGATGCCGGCATAGAAATCATCGTCGATCGCTGCATAAAGACCGAGCACTTCCGCCTGCTCGGCGGACCCGACCAACGCAAAGTTGACAGCCGTAGCGCCGCAGCCTAG